In the Opitutaceae bacterium genome, one interval contains:
- a CDS encoding class I SAM-dependent methyltransferase, with the protein MAFTTAAQLARRPKVFADYLVHRYANTSFLSAIGPLLLIRSLVNIGQSDDGMPPRVLDVGCGAGHATFLMSLLYPETSIVSADQDFVNVYLARRFLAPEAIHLCIDAEVPVPFPDNSFDAVFCLDAFHYLRSKKAIVTELTRILKASGAWVFPHLHNKLQPNFTAGIPLSPEGYLKCFEAANPKLFDEAAVLRSLSAGRPPDWQTGSDPRDLTGCPNLTMIGGLRGDAEINSSSLAALNPISQYLQINPIFKVHRTRSAFRASFEWPNKVMASECAAVEEFIPSEVELTPDSLGKLQRGNWDWEDPEVRGLITRFVAVPLPSRYTPHTVPAGNDGG; encoded by the coding sequence ATGGCATTCACCACCGCCGCCCAACTGGCGAGGCGCCCCAAGGTATTCGCAGACTATCTCGTCCATCGTTACGCAAATACGAGTTTCCTATCCGCCATCGGCCCCCTTCTGCTGATTCGATCGCTCGTGAACATTGGACAATCGGACGACGGCATGCCCCCTCGGGTCCTCGACGTTGGATGCGGTGCGGGGCACGCCACTTTCCTGATGAGCCTTCTCTACCCAGAAACGTCGATTGTCTCGGCGGATCAGGATTTTGTGAACGTTTATCTGGCACGGCGCTTTCTTGCGCCGGAGGCCATCCACCTTTGCATTGATGCGGAGGTGCCGGTTCCTTTCCCCGACAATTCCTTCGATGCCGTATTCTGCCTTGATGCCTTTCATTATCTTCGGTCGAAGAAAGCCATCGTAACTGAACTGACCCGGATACTTAAGGCGTCGGGAGCCTGGGTCTTCCCGCACCTTCACAACAAACTCCAACCCAACTTCACCGCTGGAATACCTCTCTCGCCCGAAGGCTATCTGAAGTGTTTTGAAGCGGCCAACCCAAAGCTATTCGATGAGGCAGCCGTCCTGAGGTCCCTGAGTGCAGGCAGGCCACCCGATTGGCAGACGGGCTCCGATCCGCGGGATTTGACCGGATGTCCGAATCTCACCATGATAGGCGGGCTGCGGGGCGATGCTGAGATCAATTCCAGTTCTCTTGCCGCACTCAACCCGATCAGCCAGTACCTCCAGATCAATCCGATCTTCAAGGTCCATCGAACCAGATCTGCTTTTAGGGCCTCCTTCGAGTGGCCAAACAAGGTAATGGCCTCTGAATGCGCCGCGGTTGAGGAGTTCATTCCGTCGGAAGTCGAACTGACCCCAGACAGCCTCGGCAAATTGCAGAGAGGCAACTGGGATTGGGAGGATCCTGAAGTCCGGGGACTCATCACCCGGTTTGTCGCCGTGCCGTTGCCGTCCCGATATACGCCGCACACAGTCCCCGCCGGCAACGACGGCGGATGA
- a CDS encoding Ig-like domain-containing protein: MADALASGIKTIQLAPGTYQTQGYIDSSIGSKWTLGPGTRLIGSGVANTTLIRDRTVFNETGGDAEASMIRAFGDHVTVADLTIDCNSLPADARNVHAVQFNGNYCTARNLTALRAIGQYVSEGDSHESLVFAALGDEDTIGNVFEFCVVRDVVTPTREGSSLFLSAFYAQGSATFRECSAFLPVDAGVGFNTESAERHLLDRSFVEGGLLPVFGETGQYQNLIILPSDLPNSPPSIAISSPAPGALFITPNPITISTNASDADGIVTSVAFYAGSTLLHTDTTSPFSFSWINPPIGDHDLQAVATDNQGASNTSTLVPVSVQNTPPAVSISSPSAGATFPEPATIAIQANASDGNGTIASVAFFQGSTLLGTDTSAPYEFDWTGMALGDYSLSAVATDNLGASTTSPAIQVSVVNSLPTVSITSPSSGTEFAAPASIVINSTASDANGSVVRVDFYSGVTLIGSDLSSPFSFTWNGVTAGTYSISATATDNLGATSSSIPVNINVVTSGGYSPIGDSRVIFWLDSSDSTGLFQNEAGTQPVTTNGQFVGRWNDKSQNSWHVSITGGGDSNRPIFSTNQQNGKPSIRFDGSGDFLRSTSARLNGNNYTVFVVARRVSEKWLEAILSIHDFENHDWNNPHSLVVGQTADSGDVYDVRDDIVFSTRPHPGSGVTFTYGTRFDGSTIMSFINGVPGIPGPSTGNLSAERIVLGGRGEPRWPGNNYEYFEVLIFDEALDDSERQSVEAYLNQKYVIY, from the coding sequence ATGGCTGACGCTCTTGCCTCAGGCATCAAGACCATCCAACTGGCTCCAGGAACCTACCAAACCCAAGGATACATCGATTCCTCTATCGGATCCAAATGGACCTTGGGTCCCGGAACCCGGCTTATCGGGTCGGGCGTCGCCAATACAACTCTGATCCGCGATCGCACGGTCTTCAATGAAACTGGTGGAGATGCGGAGGCGTCCATGATCAGGGCTTTCGGTGACCATGTCACTGTCGCAGATTTGACTATCGACTGCAATTCGCTGCCGGCGGATGCCCGCAACGTTCACGCCGTCCAATTCAACGGGAACTACTGCACTGCCCGCAATCTCACCGCCCTGCGGGCGATTGGTCAATATGTCAGCGAAGGCGATTCCCACGAGAGTCTGGTCTTCGCCGCTCTTGGCGACGAAGACACAATCGGCAACGTGTTTGAGTTCTGCGTTGTTCGTGACGTGGTCACCCCGACCCGCGAAGGTTCGAGTCTCTTTCTCAGTGCGTTCTACGCACAGGGATCCGCCACGTTCAGAGAATGTAGTGCCTTCCTTCCGGTCGACGCCGGAGTGGGCTTCAATACGGAATCCGCCGAACGTCACCTTCTCGACAGAAGCTTTGTCGAAGGAGGGCTCCTGCCGGTCTTTGGTGAAACCGGCCAATACCAGAACCTGATCATTCTGCCGAGTGACCTTCCGAACAGCCCACCGAGTATTGCGATCTCCAGCCCGGCTCCTGGAGCCCTGTTCATTACGCCCAACCCGATTACGATCTCAACCAATGCGTCTGATGCCGACGGGATCGTTACAAGTGTCGCATTTTATGCCGGTTCGACTCTCCTGCACACGGACACCACCAGTCCGTTCAGCTTCTCCTGGATCAATCCCCCGATAGGCGATCATGATCTTCAGGCTGTCGCGACCGACAACCAAGGAGCAAGCAACACCTCAACCCTTGTTCCGGTTTCCGTTCAGAATACGCCTCCGGCAGTCAGCATCTCCAGTCCCTCAGCCGGAGCAACCTTCCCGGAACCCGCAACGATTGCCATACAAGCCAATGCCTCCGACGGCAACGGGACTATTGCTAGTGTCGCGTTTTTCCAAGGGTCAACCCTCCTGGGAACCGATACCTCCGCCCCCTATGAATTCGACTGGACAGGAATGGCTCTTGGAGACTACAGCCTGAGTGCGGTCGCGACAGACAACCTCGGGGCCTCAACTACCTCACCAGCGATCCAGGTCTCTGTCGTCAATTCCCTGCCCACGGTGAGCATCACGAGTCCGTCCTCGGGAACGGAATTCGCCGCACCGGCGTCAATCGTCATCAACTCCACTGCCTCAGATGCAAACGGCTCGGTTGTCCGCGTTGACTTCTATTCCGGCGTCACCCTGATCGGCAGCGATCTGTCCAGCCCATTCAGCTTCACCTGGAACGGTGTCACCGCCGGGACCTACTCAATCTCGGCAACAGCCACGGACAATCTGGGAGCCACCAGTTCCTCCATACCCGTCAACATCAACGTTGTGACTTCGGGTGGCTACTCTCCGATAGGCGATTCACGTGTCATCTTCTGGCTCGACTCATCCGACTCAACCGGACTCTTCCAGAACGAGGCAGGGACTCAGCCAGTGACGACAAATGGCCAGTTTGTTGGGCGATGGAACGACAAGAGCCAGAACTCGTGGCATGTGAGCATTACGGGAGGGGGTGACAGCAATCGACCGATCTTCTCGACAAACCAACAGAACGGAAAGCCCTCCATCCGCTTTGACGGGTCTGGGGATTTCCTTCGCTCGACATCCGCTCGTCTGAATGGCAATAACTACACAGTCTTCGTTGTTGCACGAAGAGTTTCGGAAAAGTGGCTCGAGGCCATTCTGAGTATCCACGATTTCGAGAACCACGATTGGAACAATCCACATTCCCTGGTCGTTGGTCAGACCGCCGACAGCGGAGATGTCTACGATGTCAGGGACGATATCGTCTTCAGCACTCGCCCGCACCCGGGAAGCGGGGTCACCTTCACCTACGGCACAAGATTTGACGGATCCACGATCATGAGCTTCATCAATGGAGTTCCGGGCATCCCCGGTCCCTCAACCGGGAATCTGAGTGCCGAGCGCATCGTGCTGGGTGGGCGCGGCGAACCACGCTGGCCGGGCAACAACTACGAATACTTCGAGGTGCTGATCTTCGACGAGGCTCTCGACGATTCTGAGAGGCAGTCGGTCGAAGCCTACCTCAACCAAAAGTACGTGATCTATTAG
- a CDS encoding FkbM family methyltransferase, producing MTCQRIMLRILRSGCLGSVGDRLMHRRAWTIESGEGAGLRFRVSHNPEFISGTSELPIQRAIASNLKAGDVFYDVGANLGFFSAIAARRIGPTGRTYAFEPVPENAGYVRENARINGFTNLETFELAVGAEPGFADFFLAKWQGGSSLLEDSVPATEMAGKCRVEVVTLDRFALAHGLRPPNFVKIDVEGAEHQAIEGMRTILKEFKPILLYEVDDASPDGLQRRWDDLDALVQSQGYQIKRITGSYPNTNWFVGHSLALP from the coding sequence ATGACCTGCCAACGAATCATGCTGAGGATTCTCCGTTCCGGGTGTCTGGGCTCGGTCGGAGATCGCCTGATGCATCGCCGGGCGTGGACGATCGAGTCCGGCGAGGGAGCCGGCCTCAGGTTCCGGGTTTCCCACAATCCCGAGTTCATTTCCGGGACGAGCGAGCTGCCGATTCAACGGGCAATCGCTTCAAATCTGAAGGCAGGCGACGTCTTCTACGACGTCGGCGCCAACCTGGGATTCTTCTCCGCAATTGCAGCACGGCGGATTGGTCCGACCGGAAGAACCTATGCCTTCGAGCCGGTCCCGGAGAACGCCGGCTACGTGCGTGAAAATGCCCGAATCAACGGCTTCACCAACCTCGAGACTTTCGAACTTGCCGTCGGTGCAGAGCCAGGATTCGCCGATTTCTTTCTCGCGAAGTGGCAGGGCGGCTCATCCCTGTTGGAGGATTCCGTACCCGCAACTGAAATGGCCGGAAAATGCAGAGTCGAAGTCGTTACACTTGATCGGTTCGCTCTCGCTCACGGACTTCGGCCGCCGAACTTCGTCAAGATCGATGTTGAAGGCGCGGAGCACCAGGCGATCGAAGGGATGCGGACCATTCTGAAGGAATTCAAGCCGATCCTGCTCTACGAGGTCGACGACGCTAGTCCGGACGGACTTCAACGACGGTGGGACGATCTGGACGCCCTGGTCCAGAGTCAAGGGTATCAAATCAAAAGGATTACGGGTTCCTATCCCAACACGAACTGGTTTGTGGGCCATTCTCTTGCGCTGCCTTGA